ATGAAGATGGGTCCAGAGATACTAGAATAGAGGAGATACAAATAGATGATCCCGTAATAGTAGATTTTGAGGCCACTAATTTGGTAGATAACTTTTCGCCTGCAGCCTATAGCTTTCAGAATAACTCATCTGGAGCAGATACTTTTTTATGGATTTTTGAAGAGGGTACTCCTGCAACATCTACAGAACAAAATCCGGGAGAAGTCGTTTTTACAGAGCCGGGAGATCATATAGTTATATTACAAGTAAGTAACGGAAGAGAGACATATGAGCAACAAAAAACAATTACTGTAGCTCCATTTTTGGAGTCAGATTTTGATGTTGATTTAGCTTTTGAAGATGATGATTTTCAGATCCCGGCACGTATACAATTTAATAATAATTCGGTTAGTGCTACATCGTATGAATGGAAATTTAACGGAGCCTCAACTTCTATGTCAATAGAAGAAAATCCAGAAGTGATATTTAATCAGGAAGGAGTTCAAACGATTAGTCTAACAGTTTCTAATGGAAAAGAAACTAAGACAATCAGTAAACAAATAGAATTTTTTAAAAACACCAATCTTAGAATATTGAATGATATCAGGTTTGGTATTAATACAGCTCATATATCAAATACAATAGGAAGTTTTTATAGTGTTGCCGACCGAAAAGTGTATACAGCAGAAGAGATTACTTCTGATATCGAGAAACGTATTGACCTTACTTTTTTTGGGCTGAGTGATACGTTTACCCGCAATAGGTTTGTGAGC
The sequence above is a segment of the Aquimarina spinulae genome. Coding sequences within it:
- a CDS encoding PKD domain-containing protein, which gives rise to MKNIIYIISILSLFGCAKEEAIPVIVDFDVEIFNDDFSIPVQVVFINKTEGGEDYEWIFEGGTPSRSVNRNPGVIQYDQKGIYTIELTATNEDGSRDTRIEEIQIDDPVIVDFEATNLVDNFSPAAYSFQNNSSGADTFLWIFEEGTPATSTEQNPGEVVFTEPGDHIVILQVSNGRETYEQQKTITVAPFLESDFDVDLAFEDDDFQIPARIQFNNNSVSATSYEWKFNGASTSMSIEENPEVIFNQEGVQTISLTVSNGKETKTISKQIEFFKNTNLRILNDIRFGINTAHISNTIGSFYSVADRKVYTAEEITSDIEKRIDLTFFGLSDTFTRNRFVSPDALLGTTFDELINPKKTIFINSQELCSCSASLTVAEFDSMPDDTLLESLLIQETSGGLQDFDDTLIPRIVLFQTQEGKKGAIKVKSFIRDGQNSYILTDIKIQKENR